A stretch of the Trueperaceae bacterium genome encodes the following:
- the purS gene encoding phosphoribosylformylglycinamidine synthase subunit PurS, whose product MPEYRAVVEVMLKRSILDPQGRTVETTLKRLGHDNISDLRVGKRIEMKLSGEREALEKQLDEVARKTLANPVLEDVTFELIELDSQ is encoded by the coding sequence ATGCCTGAGTACCGTGCCGTCGTCGAAGTGATGCTCAAGCGGTCGATCCTCGACCCCCAAGGACGTACCGTCGAGACGACCCTCAAGCGGCTGGGCCACGACAACATCAGCGACCTGCGAGTGGGGAAGCGCATCGAGATGAAGCTGAGCGGCGAACGTGAGGCACTCGAGAAGCAGCTCGACGAGGTGGCGCGCAAGACGCTGGCCAATCCGGTGCTCGAGGACGTAACCTTCGAACTGATCGAGCTCGACAGCCAGTGA
- the purC gene encoding phosphoribosylaminoimidazolesuccinocarboxamide synthase — MEKPPDRTRLKYEGKAKKVWETADPELFIVEYKDDATAFNAQKRGTIARKGIINNAISCRLFAMLAQHGVPTHLVGKLSEREQLVRAVEIVPVEVIVRNRTAGSFAKRYGVDEGLELDPTVIEWCYKSDELGDPPMNDATAVALGFASEDDLTRMFELAIEVNEALGHFLMDRDLDLVDFKMEFGRTPDGELVLADEISPDTCRLWDARTGEKLDKDRFRRDLGRVEEAYEEVLRRVEGGGAHEEIDA; from the coding sequence GTGGAGAAGCCACCCGATCGGACGCGCCTCAAGTACGAGGGCAAGGCGAAGAAGGTCTGGGAGACGGCCGACCCGGAACTCTTCATCGTCGAGTACAAGGATGACGCCACCGCCTTCAATGCTCAGAAACGTGGCACGATCGCACGCAAAGGGATCATCAACAACGCCATCTCGTGCCGCTTGTTCGCGATGTTGGCCCAGCACGGCGTGCCGACTCACCTCGTCGGCAAGCTGAGCGAACGGGAGCAGCTGGTGCGGGCGGTCGAGATAGTCCCGGTCGAAGTGATCGTCAGGAACCGCACCGCCGGCTCGTTCGCGAAGCGCTACGGGGTCGACGAGGGGCTAGAACTCGATCCGACGGTTATCGAGTGGTGCTACAAATCGGACGAACTGGGCGACCCACCGATGAACGACGCAACCGCCGTCGCCCTAGGTTTCGCCAGTGAGGACGACCTTACGCGCATGTTCGAACTGGCGATCGAAGTGAACGAGGCGCTCGGCCACTTCTTGATGGACCGGGACCTCGACCTGGTCGATTTCAAGATGGAGTTCGGCCGCACACCCGACGGAGAGCTGGTGTTGGCCGACGAGATAAGCCCCGACACCTGTCGTCTCTGGGACGCTCGGACGGGCGAGAAGTTGGACAAGGACCGCTTCCGACGTGACCTCGGGCGTGTCGAAGAAGCCTACGAGGAAGTGCTGCGCCGGGTCGAAGGGGGCGGGGCGCACGAGGAGATCGATGCCTGA
- the purB gene encoding adenylosuccinate lyase, which produces MIERYATPEMTSLWSEANRYRTWLAVELAATEAWEELGEVPAGTAERIRQRLEDHPLDEEFARRVAEIEKTTRHDIVAFTRALTERAGEEARFIHLGLTSTDVVDTAQNLLLRDAMSLVIADVEALREVVRERAVEHRHTPVIGRTHGIHAEPMTFGLKFLNFYAALGRDLLRLEAARDGVSVAMVSGSVGTYAHVPPSIEAHVSKGLGLQSDAITNQTVARDRHAQLMSSLAILGTTLERIAVEIRHLQRTEVREAQEGFARGQTGSSSMPHKKNPIATENISGIARLLRSNLQAALENVVLWHERDISHSSVERVILPDSTTLASYAARRTTRVVTDLVVYPEAMRRNLEALNGLVYSQRVLHMLVEHGMMREQAYEIVQRNSLRSWEEGTHLRELLARDPDNPLSAQELAAAFDPAWYLRHVDDIYGRFGL; this is translated from the coding sequence GTGATCGAACGCTACGCCACCCCCGAGATGACCAGCCTCTGGAGCGAGGCGAATCGTTACCGAACCTGGTTGGCGGTCGAACTGGCGGCCACCGAGGCGTGGGAGGAGTTGGGGGAGGTGCCCGCCGGAACCGCCGAGCGGATCAGGCAGAGGCTGGAGGACCACCCCCTGGACGAGGAGTTCGCCAGGCGCGTCGCCGAGATCGAGAAGACTACCCGGCACGACATCGTCGCCTTCACCCGCGCACTCACCGAGAGGGCTGGGGAAGAGGCGCGCTTCATCCACCTGGGCCTCACCTCTACCGACGTCGTGGACACCGCCCAGAACTTGCTGCTGCGCGATGCCATGAGCCTGGTAATCGCCGATGTCGAAGCACTCCGCGAGGTCGTGCGCGAGCGAGCCGTCGAACACAGGCACACCCCCGTCATCGGCCGGACCCACGGCATCCACGCCGAACCGATGACGTTCGGTCTCAAATTCCTCAACTTCTACGCCGCCCTCGGTCGCGACCTGCTACGGCTGGAAGCGGCACGCGACGGGGTCTCGGTGGCGATGGTATCGGGGTCGGTGGGCACCTACGCGCACGTACCCCCCAGCATCGAAGCGCATGTGTCGAAGGGCCTCGGCCTACAATCCGACGCCATCACCAACCAGACCGTGGCCCGGGACCGGCACGCGCAGCTGATGTCATCACTCGCCATCCTGGGCACCACGCTGGAACGCATCGCCGTGGAGATCCGCCACCTGCAGCGAACCGAAGTGCGTGAGGCTCAGGAGGGGTTCGCGCGGGGCCAGACCGGCTCGTCGAGCATGCCGCACAAGAAGAACCCGATCGCAACGGAGAACATCAGCGGGATCGCCCGACTTCTGCGCTCCAACCTGCAGGCGGCCCTCGAGAACGTCGTCCTGTGGCACGAGCGGGACATCTCCCACTCCTCGGTAGAACGGGTGATCCTTCCGGATTCGACCACCCTGGCCAGCTACGCTGCTCGCCGGACGACTCGGGTCGTGACGGACCTGGTCGTCTACCCCGAGGCGATGCGGCGCAACCTCGAGGCGCTCAACGGACTCGTCTACTCCCAACGGGTGCTTCACATGCTGGTGGAACACGGGATGATGCGCGAGCAGGCGTACGAGATCGTCCAGAGGAACAGCCTGCGCAGCTGGGAGGAGGGGACCCACCTCCGCGAGCTGTTGGCCCGAGACCCCGACAACCCGCTCAGCGCCCAGGAGCTCGCCGCCGCCTTCGATCCGGCCTGGTATCTACGGCACGTAGACGATATCTACGGTCGGTTCGGCCTCTAG
- a CDS encoding YbaK/EbsC family protein: protein MAKPSRSLDRVQNALEEHGLEVELQSFPDSTRTAEDAARAVGCEVAQIAKSLVFRSAGSLEQLLIVVSGANRVDLGKVGEQLGERLEMADAKSVRERTGFAVGGVPPLGHDDSLKIYLDRDLLGFELIWAAAGRPDAVFAVAPQELLRVTRAQVIDVR, encoded by the coding sequence ATGGCCAAGCCGAGCCGGAGCCTGGATCGAGTGCAGAACGCGCTCGAAGAACACGGCCTGGAAGTCGAGCTGCAGAGCTTCCCCGACTCCACGCGGACGGCCGAGGACGCCGCCAGAGCGGTGGGTTGCGAAGTGGCGCAGATCGCCAAGTCGCTCGTGTTCCGCTCTGCTGGCAGCCTAGAACAGCTGTTGATCGTGGTCAGCGGCGCCAACAGAGTCGACCTCGGAAAGGTTGGCGAGCAACTGGGTGAGCGACTCGAGATGGCTGATGCGAAGTCGGTACGCGAACGGACCGGCTTCGCCGTGGGCGGAGTGCCACCACTGGGGCACGACGACTCGCTGAAGATCTACCTCGACCGCGACCTGCTCGGATTCGAACTGATCTGGGCTGCCGCCGGAAGACCCGACGCCGTATTCGCGGTCGCGCCTCAGGAGCTGCTGCGCGTGACCCGTGCCCAGGTGATCGACGTGAGGTAG